acgcctgacctagctcgtcaggtggctcctcttgtgcaacatttgcttcaccctcgtcaattggttcatcttgaaagccacctgcttcatgaacccatgcccaatctggaaggttgttatcatcatcgccattttcttcattatcttccatcataactccaacttcgccgtgcttggtccaaagggtatagttactcatgaatccattcaaggccaggtgattccatagagtatctcttttccggaattcctttttattttcgcaaatactgcatggacaacacattaaaccctttggcgacctatttgccattgccgctttgagaaaagaatctaaaccctgaatccacgccgaggtgctccggctgccgtgcatccattgccggtccatctgtaattaattaccatataaaaacaaaaatcaattctACATATATCAAAACAAGTTACTATGAAGTATTTCGAAAACAAattgtaaatgtgtcataggccacctatctagtaaacctaaagtaaatagcaaaataaattgacacaataacatatacacatgtcaccatgaaataattcgaaaaaatcattctaaatatgtgatagtcaaactatatagttaACTTTCTctaaaaaacaacaaataattctaccttgctcaaattaatgaataaattgataaatcatgttcattttccctcatccttaaaattttgcataataacatatagacatgtccccatgaaataattcaaaaaaaatctaaatgtgtcatactcaaactatatagtaatccttctctaaaacacaataaatcaattctattttgttcaaattaatgaacaaattgaaaaattatgctcattgttcctcaaccttaaaatcactattttctttacctagaaagcatgaaacaaaagaataaacactgtgaaagaagagtggaagaagctgcTAACCTTTAATGCACTTGGATGGACGAAATCCTCataaattttggagaaaatgggcagcacctcccctctaacacgccatggTTGAGAGGAGAAGCTCGGCCAAATGGAtgggtcgggctggggaagaaagGAGGGGTCAGTATATACGGGGCAACTTAGTGCCGGCCAGTGAATTCAGCCGGCACAAACTGTAgacagttagtgccggctggacccttcagccggcactaacctgcaccgtgccaagttagtgccggctggaggctccagccggcactaaattggCTCTGACCGTTAGGGCGCAGGCTGCTGACCGTTGGGGGTgacactttagtgccggctgtagagaatagccggtactaaagtgaCTGTGGTGTACTGTAGatacacgttagtgccggctcccatgtgaccggcactaacgtgctggtaccGATAAGCGTTTCTCCAACAGTGAGTATCCTCGAACCGTACCACCTCCAGAGTTGCATCAGTATCGTCATCCAAGTTTGGGGGATGCGCATGGTCGTGGTGTGCCGGGGAAGGAGGTGCGACCGGGGTAAGCAGGCTGGGTTCCCTGGAGAGATGACTCGGCGAGATGTTAGCTTCCCAAAGCGTGGGGTCGTCGACCGTTGGCATGTGAGCGACATGATCCCGGATCGGCAGCAAATCTTCCGCCTGGGGAGAAGAGATGTCCTGTAGTGATTGTCGTGGAAGAGCCGCGGCGCCCGAAGGACAACCTAGCAACGCGACCTCACACTCCATGGGGTCAAAGGCTAACACAGGGAGGCCCTCGAGCCGTGAACCAGCTCCACCATGTGAGCAGAGAGAAGGGTCAGCCCATACCGCCTGTTCCGCGTGAGGTGTGGGCACGTCAGAGCCCCTCGGAGTACAAGCAGGAGGCCCAAACCTGAGCGGCATGGTCTGCACGACGGGGACGCTAGGCACCGGCCCTCGTCTGCAAGCTCGCCGGAGAACGCACCGAAACGCAGTGGCATGGAGGACGGCCGAGGGCTAGCAGCAAGAACAACCGATGGGTGGCCGGCATTAGCTGGCTTGCCGGTATCGCTAGCACCGTCACCACTGGAGGAGCTCTTCGCATTGTCACTCTCCAGCTGGCGAAAGACTGTCTTCTTGGGCCAAGGGGTGGATCTAGAACAATTTTGGAACCCCGGAATTTCATCCTCATCATCCGAGTCTATCCACCAATGATCAGGGTAATAGGGGTCATCAGAATCATCAGAGTTGTCCGTCCAGTCTTGGATCTCTAGGATCTCAATCTCCACCCTGTACTTAAGCATGGGTAATTGATGATATAAGATCTCTTCCGGACGCAAGAAGAGCTCAGCACCAGCGTTGGGATCACGCCTCTCTGGGATGCGCAGGAAGGCCACATTGGGGATGAGATCTGGGTCGGAACACCAAGTTATCGCATGGAAACGCCGGAGATCTGATCGGGCGGCGGTTGCCGGCGTTAGTTCAGGGCAGGCACAGAAATCACCTAGCACCTCCCACGCCGCTGCAGGCGACCATGCATGTGACGGAATACCTCTCAGCTCGACCAGCACGCGAAAGTGCATAGAGTCAGCTTCAGCCGTAGAGAAGCGTCGCCATCTTTTGAATCGGAGAACGAGATCAGCTCGCGGGAGCGGAGGTGCATGCAGAACGGTCTCAAGGGCGGCATTGTCGTTGAAGATGATCAGGAAGTCCTCAGGTTGGTAGCGGCGAACGGAGAAATCCTCAGGGGAGATGTTGTAATTGTCGACAATGAAACGCTTAGCACGATGAACCGAACAACGAGGGCGTGTGCCGACCACCAGAGCGACCAGGGCGTGCGTAACCAGCGAGTCTTCTTGAGCCTGCAGGGCCTCGCAACGGGGAAGGACACACATCTTCATCGCCGGCCGCCTAGAAGGATGCCCAACCGGTTGAGGGCTCGGAGGAAcgagctccgccaccgtggcaggGGGTGGAGAGGCCGCGACCTTAGGGAACCGGACTTCGGAGCGGCGAGGCTCGTGCGTCGGTGAGGCCGCACAGGCAGAAGGCGGCCCGGAGTAGGAATGACCAGTGGAGCCAGAAGCCATGGAAGCCGTGGATGCAGATGCAGCTGAGTGCATGGCATGGTGTTGGTGTCGAGCCATTGGCGCGTCTGCGACGTGATCGGAACGACGGACCGGCCTCCCTCGGCCGCGCGTAGGAGccggcccccgccgcgcccgcttGCAGTTCTTGGCGGAATGGCCAACCCCCTCGCAGCGCAGGCAACGTGAGGGGTTAGGGCACCGTGCGGCGACGTGGTCGTAGGATAAGCAGTTGAAGCAGCGACCGACAAGGTCCGCCGGGACCGGCCTGCGAACCGGAGCGGGGCGCCCATAGCGAGCAGCCCGCTCAGCATGGGCGTGGCGCCTCGAGATGACCAACTGGAAGCCGTCTTCATCAACCCGGGGGTGACGGCGAGTAGTCGGACCATTGCGAACGACCGTTGTTGCTGTGGCGCGCCCTGCCGCGGGCGGGAAGGAGGCACGCGTCGGCGACTGGGGACGATGCAGAGATGAACCTCGCAGGATGTCACCAGAAGAGAGGACATGCGGGGCTTGCCTCGACATGGCCCGTCGAGCATCGACCATCAAGCCACCcgccgaggggggggggggctcccgTCTGGAAGACGGCGGGGTGTCTTGTCAGCGACCATGGGTTCTTTTCCCTTCAGGGAGGCGTGCGGAGGCGACCATGACACAGGATCCTCCTAGTCGGAGTCCGAGGATGGGATGCTGAAGCAGAGCCCATCCGGCGACCTAGAAGTGCCGGCCGCAATGGAGGGTGTGAAGGGAGTGGCGGAGGGGTTGAGTGCTCTAGATCCACCGGCGAGGAAGTTGGGGGTGGTGGGCTTGTCGTCGTCGGGAGGAGTGTCCTCCTGGCGCGGCAGACGAGGAGGCTCGCTCATCCTCAGGGGCGGTAGGAGAGAGAGGCTGTGGCGGGAGGTGGCCGCCGGGACCGGAGCGGTCGCTGGCGGGGGCGGGTGGGCTTCCCTCTCTAGAGAGAAACTAGAGAGAGAGTGTTCGTCCTTCCCTATACACTGATGCGAAGAATAAGAATGAACTGTAATGGAAAAGGAAAATCATCCCCCTACGCCTTTGGGGTGTTCGCCAAAACCTACCAGTCGAAATGGGACCGCAGGATGGAGAATTACCTCAGCCTGGGGGCGGGTGGGCTTCCCTCTCTAGAGAGAGAAACTAGAGAGAGAGCATTCGTCCTTCCCTATACACTGATGCGAAGAATAAGAATGAACTGTAATGGAAAAGGAAAATCATTCCCCTACGCTTTTGGGGTGTTCGCCAAAACCTACCAGTCGAAATGGGACCGCAAGATGGAGAATTACCTCAGCCTGGGGTTGACCGAGGAGCAGATCAGGCGGGCATTCACCAGGCACCCCTACTGCATGTCAGTGTCCGATGACAAGGTCAGGCAGCTCACGCGCTTCCTCTCTGAGAAGCTTGGCTGGGACCCTGAGTACGTGTCATCAAGCCCGACTCACTACCAGACTCGcgtactttgccgagtgtcacagATACTCGGCAAAGGccgaaaaacactcggcaacttctttgccgagtgcagcaCTCGGTGAAGCGCACACGGCATTTCTTCTACCGGCGAagccggctttgccgagtgccttttctCGGGCAGTCGGcaaacctttgccgtgtgccaagccgcactcggcaaaaaaaagtTGAAACGGGACGGACAACAGCAAACTGGCTAACGGAACGGACAAACGGGATGAACAGGACGGCCGAACGGGACGGGGTCGAAAACTTTGCCCAGTACCAGAcgcgtggcactcggcaaagatttcaTTGTCCATTTCACACAACAATTCTTACTCATGCTCTAACAAAAAATATTCCATTATTTCAATCACTATCGGCTATATTTCAATTTATATGAACTAATTCttttcatttcaaaaaaaaattaaaaattacaaaaaaaattgaaaaaataaccCAAATTTAACATGAACCAATTTATGCAGTCTATTGCATATACAAAAAAGTTAGCATGCTACAACAAAAAAATGTCATTATTTCATGCACTTttagttcaaattcaatttaaaTACTCtagtttggaaaaaaaaatttaaaaattgtcAAATGGATTCAAAAAATcgcaaaaatttaaaattacaCAATTCTTCATATCTTATgactacaaaaaaaaattgcaagtaAAACTCCAACTCGAACATCACTCTGACTCAAAATCTCAAAGAATCCTTCTGAGTTCTCTGAAACTTTTCGGAGATGGCTCGTTTCGTAAACTACATACATGACAACTTTTGCAAtccatttcaaaattttaccacaGACTCCCTATATGAAACCATGATGTCAGGACAAATTTCAAGAATTTCTAATTACTTTTGATTTTTATAAATTAAAAACCATTTTGTCCATCCAGTACTTTGTCCCGTTTCAGGACCAAGATGTTCAAATTTCCCTTTCAATTATTTGAAAATGTCTCAAATTGGACTAAATAACATAAATATCATTTTTCCATTCATTATACTTCATTTATACTATATTTTGCAGTTCAAAATTGTATTATTCCCAAAATATCCTTTTAACCAAATAAATTAACTAAATATAGTAAACATaacaaaaaatatatcaaaTTCTAATATGCAGTGTTTTGTATAGTATAGTAGCTaagaaaaaagtttggattgcattggagaaattttttttgttatttcgcCGAGAGCTAAAGTCGGCACTTGGGAAAGATTTTCAATGTCGGGTGCCAGACCTATTGCACTCGGCATTCAcagagctttgccgagtgccggacaGCTGGCACTCGGCACAGAaagttttgccgagtgtccccagcctggcactcggcaaatcatAACGGTAACGGTCTTCGTACAGTGTAACGTTCGTGGCAATAGGGTGGCAACGGGGTAACGGTCGTGTGCGGCGCACGTGattgtctttgccgagtgcacaCTGTGAGGCACTCGGCAAGGAATAACGGCGGCCCCGTTGTAACGGGCGTGTGCGGGCTTGTGTGGCGCACGTGACACTTGTTGCCGAGTGCTGCCCacgcggcactcggcaaaggtgcGTTCGCCGAGTGTCTTGATTTAGGCACTTGGCAAAGtgtgtctttgccgagtgccacgtgactggcactcggcaaagttttctTTCGCCGAGTGTTgtctgtttgccgagtgctttttcgtaggcactcggcaaatagtaATTTTACCGAGTGCTCGATATtgtgcactcggcaaagccttcgGCACTCGGCATACGTCGGATTTCCGATAGTGACTGTTCTTTCCTTCAGCTACGAGAAGCAGGTGCTGCCGAGATACAAGGTGCTGGACATTCTGGTGTCCAAGGGTGTCCTCAAGAAGGGCATAAGGATGGGCCATTTGACTATGTCGGAGAAGAAATTTGCAGATTGGTATGTCAATAGATACCAGGAAGTGATACCGCAAGTACTGGAAGCTTATGGAGCCAGGACAAGCTGTGCTGTGAATTAGCAGGATGATTCTGCCTTGCTCTACCTGGGTACAAAGGCACTGTCTTCTCCTTGTCCTCAATTGTTCAATTTTTGTTGGTTTCATGCTTATGATCATGAAGTGCAATGCAGTACTGGAGTTGACGAATTACTTAGGTTCCCGTTAATTGTCCTTTAATACTGATTTATTGCATATTTGCATCACTTCTGATGTTTTCTTTTCTGTGGGTTCTTTCTGTGAACGACTAAGCATGTCAACCTAAAGAGATTATTCTTACAGTTACTAGATGTGTAACATATTAAAATACATCGACATAAATTACCAAATAACAATACTAGCTAGCTGGAAATTCAATCATCTATCTGCATGTATTTTCTTATTTGATGATTTTCTTTTGTTTAAAGGAAATTTAAGTTGTTTTCTGTCCAGTTTTGCACTTGTTATGCACTTGTCTATCATGTTTCGGTAAAATCAGGATGAATATTGGTTCACCGTCCTTACCCGACAGAAGCTATGTTAAATCTTTGTGGACATTTCTCATGCAATTGTCTCAATTGAGTATTATGACCTCTTTTCTCTTCATTGCTGTCCACGCTTTGTCCACACCATCCCTCATTGCAAGCCTACTAGAAATCAGCATAGACTGATGGACACTTGGATTATCCATTCACATTCAACCATCATCCCCACGTAGATGTACTCCATTCATTCGCCTTCACCACAGTAATATGATTTGCCTCCtctgtttgcttagaagttagAACCATGATATGCCCCCACCCTTTGTAAACATTTTGTGGCATATGGCATTATGATTACCCATTATGCCCTTTGACAAAACGAAACAAAGGTATTGGATCCATTGTTGTATACATGTACATTGTTACTTTAGTGTCTAGATGTTCATCTTCGGTTCCCATGAAGCGGGCACTGACTTGAGGGATCCAAACTATAGATTGTTTTGGCAGGgattcatttcttaattctttttCTGAATGCGTCAAAGGTCTTGTGTTCGAAAAACTCTTCCTTTCCTAGGAACCTATTGCCTGAACTATTGCTTGTCAGCCTGATACACTAATCAAACCAATTCTTGAGACACGATGAACGTTTTGGCATGACATGTTTGTGAATTGTTACATTTATCGAACCTTCTTGAAGACAACTTCTGGCATTCAAACCTTCTCCAACATAGGTTCTGGCATGCTTGCGAATTATTACAGTTTTTTGGACCTTGTCCAAGACTTCTAGCATGTTTGTGAATCTATCACATTTTCCAAACCTTCTCCAGGACAGCTTCTGAAATTGTGTTCCTTGCATAGTTGGGTGTTTCAACTTCCGCATAACAGAGGTTTACAATTTGGATTGAACTCCTAGTTATGTTTTAGTTTGTCTgcgctttgatttttttttttgtatagaAGTAACCAAGCGAAGAAATCACATTAGATTCTGTGTTTCCTTTACAGATGTAGTATTTGGTAGTGAACGCCTGATATGAACCAACAAACTGCCATGTCGTAAGTAATGAAATCAGGGCTAATGGCccgttggcaaaaaaaaaaaaaaaactggcatATCATATGCAGTTTTAGTTTGGCTAGTTATTCCTTGTTTGCTGATGAGAACTGTTGGcactccctcacacacacacaacaccatCTTGCTTGCaagtggaggaagaagatgagaggaagaaggactcaggaagagcacacgaagtggagctgcttaagactttgagctgcagctgctctcctCTTTATAGACACACCGGTCAAAGTGAGAATTTACAAGGCATGGCTCTACAGTACAATGCAGCCATGACTATTATATGTACAGCCATCTACTGCTACCATGCTGCAACTTGCAGCGGTTACTATGCACAATAGTCCTTTGCCGCCCAAGAGTAAATGGCAGGCTTGACTGAGTACAAGCTAgtgctactactactactaggcATGGAAAAAAGCAAGCATGAGCATGGGTAATTATCTATCAATTCTTCCCCTAATTGCACTGCTCTTGCTTGATCTCCTCAACTCCAATCTTGGTCCTCAACTCTGTGAGTCGAATGCGCCCaagtggtttggtgaggatGTCCCTGAGCTGTCGAGCTGTCTCGACATACTCGAGCCTGATCTGTCCACCATCAACGCAATCACGGATGAAGTGATACTTGGTgtcgatgtgcttgctccggtcGTGGTGGACGGGGTTCTTTGCTAAGGCGATGGCGGACTGGTTGTCCACCATCAGGACGGGTGCTCAAGCTTCTTCTCCGGAGAGCTCTGCCAGCAGCCGCCCCCGCCAAACTCCCTGGCAacatgccgtcgccgccgcaatgTACTCTGCCTCGCAAGTGCTCAGCACAACGACCTTTTGTTTCATCGATTGCCAGGAGATCGGGCACactccaaggaagaagagcacaCCAGTCGTGCTCCTTCGTCCATCAACGTCGCCCGCCATGTCGCTGTCGCTGAACCCAATCAGCTCCAgctctcctctgctcctccttgGGTAGACGAGCCCATAATCGCGCGTCCCTGCCACATAGCGGAGCAGATGCTTGACCGCGGCGAGGTGATCCTCCCGCGGCTCCGCCATGAACCGGCTCACGTACCCCACGGCGAACCCAGTGTCTGGCCGCGTGTGCGTGAGGTAACGCAGTGCGCCGACGATGCTCCGGTTGCTCGTGGCGTCCACCAAGGGGGTAGTGCCGTCCTTTGACAGCTTCACCTTCTCCTCCATGGGCGTCTGGCACGCCCTGCACTCGCCCAATCCGCTCTGCGCCAGCAGCTTCCTCGCATAGGCGCTCTAGCGGAGTGTGATGGCATTCCCGGTCTGCTCCACCTCAATGCCGAGGTAGTATGTGAGCAGACCGAGGTCTGACATGCGGAACATTgacttcatcttctccttgaaTGCGTCGATGTCCCGCTGCTCAGCTCCGATGACGATGAGGTCGTCGACGTACACGCCGACGATCACCAGGCCTCCCTTCGACCGCCGTGTGTAGAGGGCGTGCTCGGTGGCGCACTTGGTGAAGCCGAGCGACGCGAGGCTGGCGTCAAGCTTGATGTTCCACGCACACAGTGCCTGACGCAGCCCATACAGGGGCTTGCGCAGGCGGAGCACCCtgtgctcctcgccggcgatgACAAATCCCGGCGGCTGCTGCACGTACACCTGCTCGGCGAGCTCTCCGTTGAGGAATGCCGATTTCACGTCCAAGTGATGGACCTTCCAGCACCtcaccgccgccagcgccaaCAGCAAGCGCACGGACTCCATGCGCGCCACCGGCGCAAAGACTTCCTCGGAGTCGATGCCCTCGCGTTACACGAATCCTTTGGCGACGAGCCGCGCCTTGTGCCGCACCACCTCGCCGTGCTCGTTCCGCTTcaccttgaacacccacttgagcCCAAATGGTCGGCAACTGGCCGGCGGATCCACCAGCTCCCACGTGCggttctcctccaccgccgccatcaccTCCAGCATCGCCGCCCGCCAGCGTGCCTCATGTTCTGCTGTGGCGAAGTTTGGTGGCTCCTCTGCGCTGCCCAGATGCAGCTCGAGGTCGTCCAGCACATGGGCCACCTGCCCAGGCGGACTCCCCATGCCAACAATATCATCCACCAGACGGAATCGGAGTGGCTCGCTAGAGTAATTGGTGTCGATGTTCGGGGAGGCGCTCGGCGGAGGTGTGACGAAGCGAATCGACGAAACGGTGCTCGTTGCGGCGGAGATCAGAGTCCCCTGCCCCGCTCTTGAGGGTGTCACCtgtgcctcgctcgagggtgccccctacgcctcgctcgagggtgccccctgtgtcgcactcgagggtgtcccctgcgacttgctcgagggtgccccctgtGGCGCTCTCGAGGGTGTCCCCTgcgactcgctcgagggtgccccctTTGTCGCACTCGAGGGTGTCTCCTACGACTCActcgagggtgccccctgtGTCGCACTCGAGGGTGTCCCCTGCGACTCACTCGAGGGTGTTGCTTCCCCTTCGTCGTGAGCCAGCTcccccgcaccggagtacaccaTGTACTCGACGGTGAAAG
The Panicum virgatum strain AP13 chromosome 6N, P.virgatum_v5, whole genome shotgun sequence genome window above contains:
- the LOC120678076 gene encoding secreted RxLR effector protein 161-like, whose protein sequence is MEEKVKLSKDGTTPLVDATSNRSIVGALRYLTHTRPDTGFAVGYVSRFMAEPREDHLAAVKHLLRYVAGTRDYGLVYPRRSRGELELIGFSDSDMAGDVDGRRSTTGVLFFLGVCPISWQSMKQKVVVLSTCEAEYIAAATACCQGVWRGRLLAELSGEEA